The window CTGCCAGAGATCCACCGCCGCCATGAGCGCCTCGCCGTAAGGCGGTTCACTCTTGGCATGCAGCAGCTCCATGACCCGCTCATCGCCGTACATGACATGGGCGGCATCATACGCTTCGGTTATGCCGTCGGATAACAGCAGAATAGCCTGGCCCGGCTGCAATTCCACCAAGGTGTCAATATACGGCACATCAGGTTCTATGCCAAGCGGCAAGCCTGTGGAAACAGATAATTCGCGTACCTCCCCGCCCGAAGCCACTATGGGCTGCAGATGTCCTGCGTTGGCAAGGGTTACCGTGTGGTTGCGTGAATCATACACCGCAATGCATACCGTAACAAACAGGCTGTTCTCCATGTCGTTAAGCAGCATTTCATTTAATATTTTCAATATATTGGATGGAGAAGATTCGATCTGTACATGGCTGCGGATGCGAGACCACACCGCAGTGCCCACCAGCGCCGCACCAAGCCCCTTGCCCGCCACGTCCGCGATGTAGGTCACCAGTCGACCGTCGGACAGGGAGATGCAGTCATACATGTCGCCGCCCACATGAATGGCGGGCTTGCTTGTGGCCCAGATGTGACTGCCATTCGGCATGGTCGGCAGCTTAGGAAGAAAGGCCTGCTGAATGCGGGCTGCAGCCTGCAACTGCACGGTCATGCGCTCCTGTTCAAGCAGAGCTTCAAGCAATTTGGAGCGCACAAGTGCAACGCCGGCAAGATGGGCAAAGCTTTCCAGAATCTCGAGATCTTCCGTGGTGAAATCCTCACCGCTGTGAGAATTCAGCACCTGTGCGACGCCGAGCAGTTCATCCTTGTAGAGAATGGGGACGCAGATCAGCGATCGGGTCTTAAAGCCCGTTGCCGCATCCGCCACGCGATTGATGCGGACGTCATCGCCGCTGCACATGACTGAGGTCCGGGTCACAGCCACGGTACCTGCTATGCCCTCACCCATGCGGAGCGTGAAATCCCCTTCCAGTATCTGCTGTGCAATTCCCGGGGTATCATTGCGGGCAAGCGCAAAGCGCAGCACGTGCTCCGCGCTGTCGTACAGCAGAATGGACGAGGCCACAGCCTCCGTCACGTCCTGTGCCAGTTCCAGCAGTCTGGGCAGCAGTTCCGGCAAGGACTCCGTCTGCGCAAGCATCTGATTCGCCTGAATCAGTTTACGCAAACGGCTTTCCTGTCTACTCGCCATATCCAGAAACTCCATTTGCCCCCCTCTTGTGTACTTCCCCCCCGGGAAGCTCAGGCTACACCCAGCGCTGCACGTCCGGTATGCCTGAACGCTTGATGGCCTCCACAAGCCCTTCCGGCGAGACGGTGGCAGCCCCCACATGCCCTACCACCACGCCCGCGGCATAGTTGGCCAGCATACAGGATTCAAGAAGCGGCAGTCTTGCGGCAAGCGCAAGCGCCGCCGTGGCAATGACGGTATCGCCCGCGCCGGTCACGTCAAAGACCTCCTGCGCCATAGTGGGAATATGCCAGACCGCATCGCGCCCTTCAAAAAGGGCCATGCCGCGCGGTCCCAGCGTGGTTAACAGCCTGTCGCAACCAAGCAGGTCAAATATGGCCTGCCCTGCCGCCACAATCTCTTCCTGCGTCCCCACGGGCATGTTTGCGCCTTCGCTGGTTTCCTTGGCGTTAGGCGTAAGCATGAACACGTTCTTGTACCACTTGAAGTTCGGCGTCTTGGGATCAACCAGAATCAGGGGCTTGCTTGCAGAAGCGTCCCGCAACGCCACCAGGCGTTCCATGAAGTTTTGCGTAACCAGTCCCTTGCCGTAATCGGAAACGATGCAGACTTCGTAATCATTAATGCACGCAGCAACCACGCCGAGAACTTCTTCAAGCACGGCTCCGTTGATGGGCGAAGTGTCTTCCCTGTCTATGCGCAGCATCTGCTGCCGACTGGCAATGATACGGGTCTTGCGGGTGGTCTGCCTGCCTGCGATGCGGATGAAGGTGTGATCAATGCCGTCAGTGGTCAGCAGGGAATCCAGCAGGTCTGACCCGCTGCCCGTGCCCGTGATGCAAACAAGATGCGGCACCCCGCCAAGGCTGCACAGATTGCGGGCCACGTTGCCCGCACCACCCAGCACATGCCTGTCGTTGAAAACACGTACCACGGGAACCGGCGCTTCAGGAGAGATGCGCTCCGCTTCACCGGTGAGGTATTCATCCACCATCACATCGCCGATCAGCAGCACCTTCTTGCCCGCAAGCGAAGGAACCATGGCGGCAAGCGCCTGAGTAGTCATTCTGGATTCGGTCATCTAAGCTATCCGTTTACCGTAACGCCGAGTCTGGCAAGCAATTCGTTAAGTTCATCCTGACTGGAGAAGGACAGGGTCACCTTGCCCTTCTCTTCCGTTCCGCTCACGGCAACCTTGCCGCTGAACACGGAAGAAAGCTGCGTATGAATATCCACCATACGCTCGGAAAGGCTCACGGCAGGTCTGGCTCCCTTGGCTTCCTTACCCTTTTCTGCGCCGGATGCAGGCGGCAGTTCACCATGTGCCTTCCAGTACTGCGCCATGGCTTCCGCCTCACGCACGGTCAGCATATCCTTGATGATACGATCAAGCATTTCTGCGCGGACGTCTTCACCCACGGCAAGCAGCGTGCGGGCATGCCCTGCACTGATGGTACCGTTCTGCAGCATGCCCCTCGCCGACTCGGAGAGTTGAAGCAGACGCAGCGTGTTGGCAATGGAAGAACGGCTCTTGCCCAGCTTCTGGGAAAGATCTTCCTGAGAAAGACCGAACTTTTCCTTGAGTTCCTGCATGCCAAGCGCCTCTTCCATGGGGTTGAGGTCTTCACGCTGCAGGTTTTCAATAAGCCCTACGGCAAGGGTCTCAAGGTCCGTCATCTCCTTGATGATAACCGGCACCTCGCGCAGCCCCACCATGCGGCTGGCACGCCAGCGGCGTTCACCGGCCACAATCTCGTAGAAGGATGTGTCGCCGTCCTTCAACGGACGAACCAACAGGGGCTGTAACACGCCTTGCGCCTTGATGGATGAAGCCAGCTCCTCCAGCGCTTCCTCGGTAAAGGCCTTGCGCGGCTGGTTGGGGTTCGGCTTCAGCATGCGCAGGGGAAGGGTATTCGGAGTGGTGGCACCGGCTGCAGCCGCCGGTTCTTCATTCGCCTTGAACAGGGCGTCCAGCCCTCTGCCGAGACCTCTTGGTGCTCCTGCCATGTATAACTCCTTGACAATCCGTCATTTCGCCCTAAGTCTACACCTCAACGCAAATCAGCCGAAGCGCAAACGGAGGCATTCATGTCTGAAAAAGATTCTCACGTCGTCCCGCTCTATACCAAGGACGGCTCCATGTACGGCATTCTGCTCAGCCCCGAAATTTGGGACGTGGTGAGCCGCAAGGTGGCTCCCATTCTCGAGCAGGCTCTGGATACCATGTACCCTGCCCTTGCCAATCAGAAGCCGGAACCGCTCGATGACTGGCAGCAGTTCAAGGACTACTGGGACTTCAAGTATCCGTTCAACGCCGAGGTAGAGTGCAAGCTCTGCGGTAGCAAGACCGATGATTGGGAGCATGATCCTGCAAAGCCCTTCCACCTCAAGAACGCCAGCCTGAGCGGGCTGTGTGTGTTCCACTGTAAGAAGTGCCAGGCAACCGTGCGCAAAAAACACTTCAAGGATCACATCTGCTTTGAGGCTTCAGCTACTGATTCCGGCAACACCGTGGGCAGTTGCGGAACCATCGTGAAGTAATCTCAAAACCACTACAGCGCGTATTACGGGCGCGGGGGCCTTCTCAGCACAACCTCTTTGGCCAGTGCGAGATAGGACTCCGCGCCTTTTGATTTCACATCATAATGAATGATGGAACGTCCGAAGCTGGGCGCTTCAGACAGTCGTACATTGCGCGGCACCACGGTCTCGAAGAGGTGATCGGGGAAGCACTTGCGCACTTCGTTCTTCACCTGGCGCGAAAGCCTGTTGCGCACATCGTACATGGTAAGCACCACACCCAGCAGATTCAGGCCGGGGTTGAGGCGCTTCTTAACCTGCTCAAAGGTCTGCAGCAGCTTTACAATGCCTTCCAGCGCAAAAAATTCACACTGCAGCGGCACCAGCAGCTCGCGTGCGGCGCACAGCGCGTTCAAGGTAATGAGTCCCAGCGATGGCGGGCAATCCAGCAGAATATAATCGAACCGCGATTCCAGCGCATTCAACACATCCTGCAGATAGTACTCACGCCCCATCTTATCCACCAGTTCCAGTTCAATGGCGACCAGATCCGTGGTGGATGGCAAAATGGAAAGAAAAGGTGTCTTGGTCTCATACACCGCTTCCAACGCCTCTTCAGGCTGGAAGAACGTGGTATACAGGTTGTTGGGCATGTTTTCATGATCAAGCCCAAGACCGCTGGAACAGTTCGCCTGCGGATCGCAGTCCACGACCAGAACCCTCTTTTCCATAACAGCCAGAGATGCAGCAAGGTTGATGGAGGTGGTGGTCTTCCCTACTCCGCCCTTCTGGTTGGCTACAGCGATAATCCTAGCCACGTTGACCTCATTCTAAGTTGGTTGTGTGGTCATGTTTCATGTGAAACATCAAGAATCATCCAAACGCACACGTGTACTTTCACTAGCTAGAAAAAGCAGCCTTTTGTGTCAACACGCCTCTCAGTTTACAGCGGTTACTTAATTTCTTCTCAACCTGCGCTACGTATGGGTTTGCGCCGAAATATGGTCTCAAAACTTTTTTCAGAAAATTTGCGATTTTTTCAGATCTCGAAACTGAATGTTTCACGTGAAACAATCTACACGTTAAAGTGAAGTTAAAGCGTAATACGAAGTATAGTTCAAAAGCATTGGTTGAAGGGATGTCAAATCGAGCACAGGTAAAAGCGATGCAAGGGGCAAAGACTGGTTTCAGACCCAATCATTACTCCATTTACGGAGTAGCGGACGCAAGCCACTCGCCATGCTGGAAACAAGACCAACATAGGCAGGTATTGATCAGGTAACATGCAGACATAAAAAAAGCCCGCACAAGGCGGGCTCTGAATCAGCATCAAAAGGCGTATTACACCTTGTAGTAATCGCGGTACCAGTCAACGAAATTGCTGATCCCCTCTTCCACGGTGGTGCTGGGTTTGAAGCCGGTGTCCGCGATCAGATCATCCACATTGGCAAAAGTGGCAGCAACGTCGCCGGGCTGCATGGGCAGCATGTTCTTCTGAGCCTTCATGCCCAGCTTGTCTTCAAGCACTTCGATGAAGTGGCCGAGCTCTACCACGTTGTTGTTTCCGATGTTGTAGATGCGGTAGGGAGCTGGGCTGGTGCAAGGATCGGGATTGGCACCGGACCAGTCGGGGTTGGGCACAGGAGTGCGCTTGGTTACGCGCACCACACCTTCAACGATGTCGTCAATGTAGGTGAAGTCGCGGCGCATCTTGCCATGGTTGAACACGTTGATCGGCTTGCCTTCAAGAATGGCCTTGGTGAAAAGGAAGAGCGCCATGTCGGGACGGCCCCAGGGGCCGTAAACGGTGAAGAAACGAAGACCGGTGGTGGGCAGGCGGTACAGATGGCTGTAGGTGTGCGCCATGAGCTCGTTAGCTTTCTTGCTGGCGGCGTACAGGCTGATGGGGTGGTCCACGTTGTCATGCACGCTGAAGGGCATGGTGGTGTTCAGACCATACACGGAGCTGGAGGAGGCGTAGACAAGGTGTTCAACCTTGTTGTGACGGCAGCCTTCCAGCACGTTGCAGAAGCCCACAAGGTTCGCATCCACATAGGAGTGCGGATTTTCAATGGAGTAGCGAACGCCTGCCTGCGCGGCAAGGTTCACAACGTGGGTGAACTTTTCTTCGGCAAAGAGCTTTGCCATGGCTTCACGGTCAGCAAGATCGATGTAGGCATGACGGAAATTCTTGTCTTCGAGCAGAATGCCCAGACGGGTCTTCTTCAGTTCAACACTGTAGTAGTCGTTCAGGATATCCAGACCTACAACGGTATGTCCTTCAGACAGAAATCTGCGGGAAAGGTTGAAGCCGATAAAACCGGCTGCACCGGTAACAAGAATATGCATGGTTACTTCCTTATATGAAGATTAATCAGTAGCTGACGGAAAGTGCCCGAAGCATCCATCAAAGGTATCTGCTTGAAACAGGCAGGCGCATATGTAGCACCATCATGCAGGATTCGCCAGCCTCACGTGCGGAGAAAAACTGATGGGATTCATCAATCAAAATGAAGCAGTGCCCTGATCCGGCAAACTTCAGAGAAGACTGCGGGCACATGCCTGAAAAAGAGCCGGAAAAGCCCCCAGAAGACACCGTAAAACATACCATGGATCATGAGTCGAAAATTCAGGAAAACGGGCTCAGAAGCCAAATGTGAAGGGCATGAAAAAAGGGCCCGAAGGCCCTGTTTACCGATGCAAGAGCATGTCCCCTACTCTTCTCCCTCGGACGAGAGACGGGAAGAGGAATTGTCACCGCTGGGTGCCGAAATCCCTTCTGCCTGTCCTGATAGTTTTGATCCGGAGCGATCATCAAGAATCACATTTAGGGCAAGGGGGGCAGGCGGATTTTTCAGGAACATGCGAAGCGCCTTCTCCAAGGTCTCCTCCGTCACAACAGTGTCCAGACACGGTCCGTGCGGCCGCTCGTTCAAAACACCATAGACGGGCAAAGGATAGGTGTCCTGAATGCCGGAGGTAAGATCGCGTTCGCAGGCAACCGCAATGATCATTCTGGGGCGCTTCTGCACCACAATACGGCGCGCAATGGTGCCGCCGGTGGCAATGGCGAACTGCACGCCGTAATGATCGCGCAACCGCAACAACATGCTCACCGGGCATTTGCCGCAGCGCTTGCAGTGATCAACATCGTAGGAAAGACGTATGGCACACTGGCTGGACTGCAGACAATGCGGAGTAAGAATAAGGATCTGCTTCGGTTCGAACGTATCGTTCTCTGAACGCACCAGTTCGTTGTTAACCTTGATGAAGGAATGACGGACACGTTCCTTGGAAATGCCGAGAAAACGGGCGAGAAGCACCATGAGAGGCAGAAAGAGCTTAATGGTCAGGCCACGCATACGCTGGGTGCCAAGAACGGGGCGACCCTTGAGAATATGCAGAACAAGACCGAGCGAAGCCCAGGCGATAACCGCAATAAGCCCGAAGAGAAAGGCACCGCTGAGGTACGGCAGCAGGGGGTGGATGTTGGCCAATCCGATATAGGGCACGATCCAGAAAAGCAGCAAAATTGTGCACAGCAGAATGCTCGTACCCGTGATAAGGCCGATGAACAGGCGCTTTCTGGAACCGTAGTAATCCTCAGCCCTGTGCTCGGATGATTGCGGTGTTGCTGCGGATGAATTCTTGTGGAGGGTCATTCAGTTTCTATCTGGGATAAAAGGTTATTCGTCGTGCAAAGTTGGATTAGCATACCTTATCCAGCCGTAAGTGCAAGGTATGACAAGTCAGTATCTAACTACGCAGAACCATGATGAATCCATTGAAGCATGCACAGGATATAAAAAAAGGCCTGCTGTGCAGGCCTGATGAATCCCGGAAAAAAGTCACACCTGTCACAGGCCTTCGCCCGAACAGGCGGCATCGGCGCAATTACCCAGATAGCCGCAATGGAAGGCGGCTGCGGTCATGGGCTTCTTGTTCGCCGGACGCAGCATGGCGATGTGGTATTCACGATCCCTGGTGGCAATCACCAGCTTGCCGTCCTTGAGCCCGAGCACGGTACCGGGTGCGGGCAGCGATCCATCGGCGGCCGGTTCCATGGCGGGACCGATGACGCCGGGGTCGATAGATATACGCAGATCCTTCTGCCCTGCCCTGTGCATGGCGAAATAGGCGCCGGGCCATGGCGATACGCCGCGAATGCGGGCATGCACAACCTTGGCAGGCTGATTCCAGTCCACAATGCCTTCGGACTTCTCCAGCTTGGCGGCGTGGGTGGAGAGTGCGTTATCCTGCGTCTTGGGATGCAGACCGCCTTTGGGGAGCAATTCCAGTGCTTCCACAAGCAGCTTGCCGCCCATGGCTGCGAGCTGATCGTGCATGGTGCCTGCCGTGTCGGCAATGCCTATGGCCATGGCCTTCTGGAGCAGAATTGGGCCGGTATCAAGGCCCTTTTCCATCTGCATGATGGTCACGCCGGTAACAGGGTCGCCGTTCATGATGGCGCGCTGAATGGGAGCGGCTCCGCGATATTTGGGAAGCAGCGAGGCATGCACGTTGATGGCGCCGTAGGTGGGGATATCCAGAACCTTCTGGGGAAGGATCAGCCCGTATGCGGCAACGAGAAGCACGTCAGGACGCAGATCGCGCAGAACCTGAACATCTTCTTCGTTTTTGAAATTCAGGGGCTGGTACACGGGAAGGTCAAGCTCAAACGCCAGTTCCTTCACCTCGGAAATCTTGCAGACCTGCCCGCGTCCGCAGGGTCGGTCAGGCTGGGTGTATACACCCACAATTTCACAACCACCCCACTCTGCCACCTGCCGCAGAATGGTTGCGGCAAATTCGGGAGTCCCCATGTAAACAGCGCGCATCATGCTACTTCTTCAACCATTTTTTGACTTTGTTATCGTACATGGTTCGCTTCAGCCGGCTGATTCTGTCAATGAACAGGACGCCGTTCAAGTGGTCGATCTCGTGCTGCAGGCAGATGGCCAGAAGACCATCCGCGTCCATGCAGATATCGTTGCCGTTAAGATCCTTGGCGTTCAGGCGTACCTTTTCGGCACGGGTGATCTTGGAACGATAGTTGACCACGGAAAGGCAACCCTCTTCGGAATCCACTTCGCCTTCCATGTTATCAAGGCAGGGATTGATGAGGGTCATCAATTCCTTGCGCTCTTCGGGGCCGCTCACGTCCACCACGATAAGACGGCAGGATTCGCCCACCTGAGGCGCGGCAAGACCGATGCCCTCTTCCCTGTACATGGTTTCCGCCATGTCTGCGGCAAGCTGACGAATCTCGTCGGTGATCTCGGTGATGTCCTCGCACTCAATGGCAAGGCGCTCATCAGGGTATTTCAAAACTTTTCTAATCATTAATATTACCGGACATATAGCCTGGAAGGCTACATGAAGATTTAAATTTCAGGAAAGGGCGGAAATGCAATAATCCCGCCTGACGTGCAGGAACATAAGCACTAATTGCATGGATGAAAAGAGGAAAAGTCCTACCTATATTGAGGGGGATGAATCTGCATACGAATTACAGTGCGTCAGGCACACTGTGAGAGGGGGAAATATGCAGACTAAGCCTGCGGAATGCTGGTGAAGGGAAGCCCGCACGGTATGGCAGGATAACCGATGATCCCGCAGCGACTGACGCTACAGATTCAAAATCTGCCTATTTCAGACGCTGCCGCAGATACTCCAGACGTTTCTCTATGGCCATGGGGTTGGGATAGGTCCCCAGAATGTCTTCGAGAAGGCTGATAGACTGGCGAGTTTTGCCCAGCTGATCATAAACGTCCGAAAGCAGCAGAGAAACGAGGGCGTGCAGCTCCATATCCAGATTCGGCGTCTGGATCACCTGCTCCAGCGTTTTCTCGGCTGCGTCGTAGTTCTCAAGATAGAACTGGGTCTGGGCGAGATCATAGAGGCAGCGGGCGTGCTCCAGATCATCGACCTTCAGTTCCACGCAGGCGCGCAAGGCGTCGATGGCAAGATCGTAATCACCGGTGTAGAGATAGGCTTCGCCGATGTTGCGGTAGGCACGGGCCTGATCCACAGAGGTGCTTTCAGGAAGATTCAGAAGCCGCTGCCATACTTCTATGGCCTTCTCCATGTTGCGGGTATCCATGCTCAGGTTGCCGAGACGGTAAAGAATATCCTTTGCCCGTCCGGCCTGATCGCCGAATTCCAGAAACATGGCTTCCAGAAGTTCAATGGCGTCCTGACTGTTGTTGCGAACATTGTACGCAAGCTCGTACAGCTTGTTCCACACTTCCCAGCGCTCGGGGCTCTGCTGGTGAATCTTGAGATAGCGTTCATACAGGCGCTCGGCCTCAAGGTACTGCCGTTCAACATACGCTTTACGGGCAGAAACAAGATCATCCTCGGCCTCCGGCTGCGAAGTGCAACCGGAGGCGAGGATGGTAACCAGCAATACTGCAAGCAGCGTTCGTTTCATTTATTCCTGATCTTCGGAACTGTCTTCCCGTTCCTGCACACGGTCGAATCCGACCACAAGACCGCCCTCATTCAACGAGACGAGGCGCACGCCCTGCGTAGCACGGCCAACGCTGCGAACCTCGTTGATATTCATGCGGATGATCTTGTTGTCAGACGTGAGCAGGATAAGCTCGTCTTCAAGCTCAACGGGTATCGCACCAAGCACGGGACCGGTCTTGGGCGTCACCTTGAAGTTGATGATGCCCTTGCCGCCGCGGGTCTGAACTCTGTAGAGCTCAAGACGCGTGCGCTTACCGTAGCCGTGGTCGGAAACGGTCATTATCTCGGAAGTGGTATCCTGCGCAAGCGTCACGCAGGCCACAACCTCGTCCTTGCCGCGCAGGGCAATGCCCTTTACGCCGGTAGCGCTGCGGCCCATGGCACGTACGTCGTTGCAGCTGAAGCGGATGGCAATGCCGTCCTGCGTGGTGAGCACCACGTCGCAACGGTCATTGACCTCGCGTACCATGATGAGTTCGTCGTCCTCACGCAGGCCCACGGCGATGATGCCGGTACGACGGCACTTGCTGTAGAGGTCGGCGCTGGAACGCTTCACCATGCCGCGCTTGGTGGCAAAGAGGAAGTACTTGGTCTCGTCGAAGTCACGCACGGAAAGTGCGGTGGTGACGAACTCGTTCTCCTCAAGCGGCAGCAGGTTGGCAATATGCACGCCCTTGGCGGTGCGGCTGCCTTCCGGAATCTGGTGAACCTTCAGCTGGAACATGCGGCCCTTGTTGGTGAAGAGCAGCAGGTACTGATGGTTGGTCGTAGTCAGGAAGTCCTGAACAAAGTCGCCGTCACCTGTCTGCACGCCGGCCACGCCCTTGCCGCCACGCTTCTGGGCGCGGTAGGATTCCAGCGAGGTGCGCTTGATGTAGCCACGACGGGACAGGGTGATGACCACGTCTTCGTCGGGGATGAGGTCTTCAATGTCGATGCCGTCGAGTTCGGCTTCGATGATGGTGCGGCGGGGAGAAGAGAAGGTCTCTCTGAGCTGGGTAAGCTCATCACGCACAACACCCTGAAGAACTTCACGATTTTCAAGAATGGACTTGAACCACTCAATCTGCTTGAGCAGTTCGGTGTATTCTTCGATAAGCTTTTCGTGCTCAAGGTTGGTCAGACGCTGCAGACGCATGTCCAGAATGGCCTGCGCCTGAATCTCGGTCAGCCCGAAGCGGTCCATGAGACCGGTACGTGCGTCCAGAGGCGTCTTGGAGGCGCGGATGATGCGCACCACTTCGTCGATGTTATCCAGCGCGATACGCAGACCTTCCAGAATATGGGCACGGGCTTCGGCCTTGCGCAGGTCGTAGCGGGTGCGGCGGATGATCACTTCGCGACGATGGTCAAGGAAGTAGGCAAGCGCGCTCTTCAGGGTCAGCGTCTGCGGGCGGTTGCCCACAACTGCGAGCATGTTGATGCCGAAGGAGGATTCCAGCGGTGTGAACTTGTACAGCGCGTTGATGACGATTTCAGGTATGGTGCCGCGCTTCAGGTCCATGACCACGCGGATGCCCTTACGGTCGGATTCGTCACGCAGGTCCGTGATGCCGTCGATCTTGCGGTCGTTTACCAGCGCCGCAATCTTTTCAACCAGGCTGGACTTGTTCAGGGCGTAGGGAATCTCGCGAATGACGATGGACTGGAAGCCCTTCTTGCGCTCTTCAATCTCCACCTTGCCGCGGATTTTCACGGTGCCGCGACCGGTGGTGTAGGCATCGCGCAGTCCCTGTCCGGCATAGCAGAAGCCGCCGGTGGGGAAG is drawn from Desulfovibrio mangrovi and contains these coding sequences:
- the gyrA gene encoding DNA gyrase subunit A, producing the protein MSNQVTIEQELKKSYLEYSLSVIIGRAIPDVRDGLKPVHRRIMFAQHELGNGWNRAHKKSARVVGDVIGKYHPHGDSAVYDALVRMAQPFSMRDMLVDGQGNFGSIDGDAAAAMRYTEVRMSRLAGEFLSDIDKETVDFKPNYDNTLLEPSVLPTKVPNLLLNGSSGIAVGMATNIPPHNLGELVDALLVLLDNRDCSIEELMQYVKGPDFPTGGFCYAGQGLRDAYTTGRGTVKIRGKVEIEERKKGFQSIVIREIPYALNKSSLVEKIAALVNDRKIDGITDLRDESDRKGIRVVMDLKRGTIPEIVINALYKFTPLESSFGINMLAVVGNRPQTLTLKSALAYFLDHRREVIIRRTRYDLRKAEARAHILEGLRIALDNIDEVVRIIRASKTPLDARTGLMDRFGLTEIQAQAILDMRLQRLTNLEHEKLIEEYTELLKQIEWFKSILENREVLQGVVRDELTQLRETFSSPRRTIIEAELDGIDIEDLIPDEDVVITLSRRGYIKRTSLESYRAQKRGGKGVAGVQTGDGDFVQDFLTTTNHQYLLLFTNKGRMFQLKVHQIPEGSRTAKGVHIANLLPLEENEFVTTALSVRDFDETKYFLFATKRGMVKRSSADLYSKCRRTGIIAVGLREDDELIMVREVNDRCDVVLTTQDGIAIRFSCNDVRAMGRSATGVKGIALRGKDEVVACVTLAQDTTSEIMTVSDHGYGKRTRLELYRVQTRGGKGIINFKVTPKTGPVLGAIPVELEDELILLTSDNKIIRMNINEVRSVGRATQGVRLVSLNEGGLVVGFDRVQEREDSSEDQE